In Chryseobacterium lactis, a single genomic region encodes these proteins:
- a CDS encoding RsmB/NOP family class I SAM-dependent RNA methyltransferase gives MELIHRNLAIGIHDALQETFFEKNKYADKVIERLLKANRKWGSQDRAVVSEIFYNIIRWKKRLEYYMGEGVKPNNIYKLIIAYLLWSKTNYKKFEEFDGIKIADILTKLKKNTVPTKAIEHSIPDWLAETLEKELGENWEREMSALNEQAPTVLRTNSLKTTTKELISDLSDEGVVSFSIKNYPDAVQLEEKKNVFLTTAFKEGLFEVQDASSQKIGYFLDVKEGQRVVDACAGAGGKTLHLAALMQNKGQIIALDIFEWKLTELKRRAKRAGAHNIETRFISDNKVIKRLHEKADRLLIDAPCSGLGVLKRNPDSKWKIDQDFIDRIKKEQQQILQDYSKILKIGGQMVYATCSILPSENNKQVEEFLKNNPGYKMIKDEKVMPSTGYDGFYMALIERVS, from the coding sequence ATGGAACTTATTCACAGAAACTTAGCGATCGGAATTCACGATGCTTTACAAGAAACATTTTTCGAGAAAAATAAATACGCAGATAAAGTAATCGAAAGACTTTTAAAAGCTAACAGAAAATGGGGAAGCCAGGACAGAGCTGTTGTTTCTGAGATTTTCTACAATATCATCCGTTGGAAAAAGCGCCTTGAGTATTATATGGGTGAAGGGGTAAAACCGAATAACATCTATAAACTTATTATCGCGTATCTTCTTTGGAGCAAAACCAATTATAAAAAATTTGAAGAGTTTGACGGAATCAAAATTGCAGATATCCTGACTAAACTTAAAAAGAACACCGTACCTACCAAAGCAATAGAACATTCTATTCCTGATTGGTTGGCCGAGACCTTGGAGAAAGAATTGGGTGAGAACTGGGAAAGAGAAATGAGTGCATTGAACGAGCAGGCACCTACCGTTTTAAGAACCAATTCTTTAAAAACAACTACCAAAGAACTGATCTCTGATCTTTCTGATGAAGGAGTTGTTTCATTCTCTATCAAAAATTATCCGGATGCAGTACAGTTGGAAGAGAAGAAAAACGTTTTCCTTACCACTGCTTTCAAAGAAGGTTTATTTGAAGTTCAGGATGCTTCTTCACAAAAGATCGGGTATTTCCTTGATGTAAAGGAAGGCCAGAGAGTTGTGGATGCATGTGCAGGTGCAGGAGGAAAAACACTTCACTTAGCAGCATTAATGCAAAACAAAGGTCAGATTATTGCGCTGGATATTTTCGAGTGGAAATTGACAGAATTAAAGCGTCGTGCTAAAAGAGCAGGAGCTCACAACATTGAAACCCGTTTTATTTCTGACAATAAAGTGATCAAGCGTCTTCATGAGAAAGCAGACAGGCTTTTGATCGATGCCCCTTGTTCGGGTCTTGGAGTTTTAAAAAGAAACCCTGACAGCAAATGGAAAATTGATCAGGATTTTATCGACAGAATTAAAAAAGAACAGCAGCAGATCCTTCAGGACTACTCTAAAATATTGAAGATAGGTGGACAAATGGTATATGCCACATGTTCTATCCTTCCCTCTGAAAACAATAAGCAGGTAGAAGAATTCTTAAAAAACAATCCGGGATATAAGATGATCAAAGATGAAAAAGTAATGCCTAGTACAGGGTATGACGGATTCTATATGGCTTTGATCGAAAGAGTCTCTTAA
- a CDS encoding prolyl oligopeptidase family serine peptidase produces MKYIFLTSCLLASQICFAQYNYPKTAEKPATDDYFGNKITDNYQWLEDLKNPEVKTWFKAQSDYSHSIIDKIPNRDALYNRMKQVQEMGGDSYGYAKQIGNLYFYVKTKKNEKLSKLYTKDISTGKETLVFDPETYKKDAQITNFTIDSKGNQIALLFSKAGSEICELRILDVKTKKFLDDVLAPIWSEFNFEFTPDGKYIIYTKMSTGDPNSNMLLKEMKAMIHQIGTSQDKDIVLGSREEYPELNILTEQFPKVSFTNDYKSIILKIGSTKSENPVFYAPFSSIKDKKIKWKQIIKSSDDIIQTYISGDQLFFLSHRDSPNYKIGLTSLSNPDFDNAKVIVPESSSVITSIHSSKNYLFYSLSNGITQDKYQIDLKTLAIKKVPLPDGINHSNAFNSRENDHLQCYNSNWLTPGTFYDYNPENGKAVMSKYFNGDSSYPDYNALYEVKETEVKSHDGTMVPLSIIYPKNIKMDGNTPAYITGYGGYGISYTPRFSNRLSVLLEQGVILAVAHVRGGGEKGDNWHKDGMKAKKSNTWKDFIACSEYLVSQKYTSPSKLIGNGASMGGVLIGRAITERPDLYGAGIVEVGMTNVLRSQNSANGANQIPEIGSLKNPEDTKYLIEMDAQSKVKKGMKYPAVIVSTGMNDSRITPWEPAKFATVLQNSTSSGKPVLLYANYENGHFTSDQDVVFHEYSDIFAFALWQVGHPKFQPLKK; encoded by the coding sequence ATGAAATACATATTTCTAACAAGCTGTTTACTAGCGAGCCAGATTTGTTTTGCCCAGTATAATTACCCAAAAACTGCTGAAAAGCCAGCAACCGATGACTATTTTGGAAATAAAATCACCGATAATTATCAATGGCTGGAAGATCTGAAAAATCCTGAAGTAAAAACATGGTTTAAAGCTCAGTCGGATTACAGTCACAGTATTATTGATAAAATTCCCAATCGTGATGCACTTTATAACCGTATGAAGCAGGTTCAGGAAATGGGTGGTGACTCTTACGGCTACGCAAAACAAATAGGAAATCTTTATTTCTATGTTAAAACTAAAAAGAATGAAAAGCTCTCAAAGCTCTACACTAAAGATATTTCCACAGGAAAAGAAACATTAGTTTTTGATCCGGAGACGTATAAAAAAGATGCTCAGATCACCAATTTCACAATAGATTCCAAAGGGAATCAAATAGCTCTGTTATTCTCCAAAGCCGGAAGTGAAATTTGCGAGCTTAGAATTTTAGATGTAAAAACTAAAAAATTCCTTGATGATGTGCTGGCTCCCATATGGAGTGAATTTAATTTTGAATTTACCCCTGACGGAAAATATATAATCTATACTAAAATGAGTACAGGAGATCCCAATAGCAATATGCTTTTGAAAGAAATGAAAGCTATGATTCACCAGATAGGTACCAGCCAGGACAAAGATATTGTGTTGGGATCAAGAGAAGAATATCCTGAGCTAAATATATTGACAGAACAATTCCCTAAAGTTTCCTTTACAAATGATTATAAATCCATCATTTTAAAAATAGGTTCTACGAAATCTGAAAATCCTGTATTCTATGCTCCTTTCTCTTCCATTAAAGATAAAAAAATCAAATGGAAACAAATCATAAAATCATCTGATGACATCATACAAACATACATCAGCGGAGATCAGTTGTTTTTCCTTAGCCATAGGGATTCCCCCAATTATAAAATAGGATTGACAAGTCTGTCCAATCCCGATTTCGATAACGCCAAAGTTATTGTTCCTGAAAGCAGTTCGGTAATCACCTCTATTCACAGCTCTAAAAATTATTTATTCTATTCATTAAGCAATGGGATTACTCAGGATAAATATCAGATAGATCTTAAAACATTGGCCATAAAAAAAGTTCCTCTACCGGACGGAATCAATCATTCAAATGCCTTTAACTCCCGTGAAAATGATCATCTGCAATGTTATAACAGCAATTGGCTTACTCCCGGTACCTTTTACGATTATAACCCTGAAAATGGTAAAGCTGTAATGAGCAAATATTTCAACGGGGACAGCAGCTACCCCGATTACAATGCATTATACGAAGTAAAAGAAACTGAAGTAAAAAGTCATGACGGAACCATGGTTCCTCTTTCTATTATTTATCCCAAAAACATAAAAATGGATGGCAATACTCCAGCTTATATCACAGGATATGGCGGTTATGGAATATCTTATACACCTCGTTTTTCCAATAGATTATCAGTATTGCTGGAACAAGGTGTAATATTGGCCGTCGCCCACGTAAGAGGAGGAGGTGAGAAAGGCGACAATTGGCATAAGGATGGCATGAAAGCTAAAAAATCTAATACCTGGAAAGACTTCATTGCCTGCTCTGAATATCTTGTTAGCCAAAAATATACCTCCCCTTCAAAACTCATTGGAAATGGAGCAAGTATGGGTGGGGTTCTTATCGGGCGAGCGATTACTGAAAGACCTGATCTATACGGAGCTGGCATTGTAGAAGTAGGAATGACCAATGTTCTCCGTTCTCAAAACTCGGCTAACGGAGCCAATCAGATTCCGGAAATAGGAAGCTTAAAAAATCCTGAAGACACCAAATACCTTATCGAAATGGACGCCCAAAGTAAGGTAAAAAAAGGGATGAAATATCCGGCCGTTATTGTTAGTACCGGAATGAACGATTCCAGAATTACACCATGGGAACCTGCAAAATTCGCTACCGTTTTACAAAACAGTACATCTTCAGGTAAACCTGTTTTATTGTATGCTAATTATGAAAACGGTCATTTTACAAGTGATCAGGATGTAGTTTTCCACGAATACTCAGATATATTTGCTTTCGCATTATGGCAGGTGGGACATCCAAAATTTCAACCCTTAAAAAAGTAA
- a CDS encoding YceI family protein, which yields MRKKLFSLAIPALFIAAVMVSCKKDKPLTSEGNEVTTTKEGSQYSLDTLNSKVEWKGYKVFKSENTSHFGTIKFESGDVTVKDGKLESGKFVADMNSLTSVDLKDSPEDMGKLNSHLKSGDFFEVEKFPTASYEITKVTPATEGDYNTLLDGNLTIKGITKPVQFKANISVKDGEVSVATEPKDIKREEFGVKFQAPAENGVIKDEVTLQISVKALEKK from the coding sequence ATGAGAAAAAAACTGTTTTCGTTAGCTATTCCTGCTTTATTTATTGCTGCGGTGATGGTTTCTTGTAAAAAAGATAAACCTCTTACCAGCGAAGGTAATGAAGTAACGACTACCAAAGAAGGTAGCCAGTACTCTTTGGATACGCTAAACAGTAAGGTTGAATGGAAGGGATATAAAGTATTTAAATCTGAAAACACAAGTCACTTCGGAACAATTAAATTTGAAAGTGGCGATGTTACAGTGAAAGATGGAAAACTGGAAAGCGGTAAATTTGTTGCTGATATGAACTCTCTTACTTCTGTGGATTTGAAAGACAGTCCGGAAGATATGGGGAAATTAAACAGTCACCTTAAGAGCGGAGATTTCTTTGAAGTTGAAAAATTTCCTACAGCTTCTTATGAAATTACAAAAGTAACTCCTGCTACGGAAGGTGATTATAATACTCTTTTAGATGGTAATTTAACAATTAAAGGAATTACAAAGCCAGTTCAGTTTAAAGCTAATATTTCTGTGAAAGATGGAGAAGTGAGTGTGGCTACTGAACCGAAAGATATCAAAAGAGAAGAGTTTGGAGTAAAATTCCAGGCTCCGGCTGAAAACGGAGTGATTAAAGACGAGGTAACTCTTCAAATCAGCGTTAAAGCTTTAGAAAAGAAATAA
- a CDS encoding zinc ribbon domain-containing protein YjdM, giving the protein MSDTVLCPKCSSEFTYPSDNMMVCSQCFYEWNPEEVASETANEGKILDSNGNELQDGDSVVVVKDLPVKGAPKPVKAGTKVKNIRLRPGSDHNIDCKIDGFGAMALKSEFVKKA; this is encoded by the coding sequence ATGAGTGATACAGTACTTTGTCCGAAATGCAGCTCTGAGTTTACCTATCCAAGCGATAATATGATGGTATGTTCTCAGTGTTTCTATGAATGGAATCCTGAAGAAGTAGCTTCTGAAACTGCTAACGAAGGAAAGATATTAGACTCAAACGGAAATGAACTTCAGGACGGAGATTCTGTAGTGGTAGTTAAAGACCTTCCTGTTAAAGGAGCGCCAAAGCCGGTGAAAGCAGGTACAAAGGTGAAAAATATCCGTTTAAGACCTGGAAGTGATCATAATATTGATTGTAAAATTGATGGCTTCGGAGCGATGGCTTTAAAATCAGAATTTGTAAAGAAAGCATAA
- a CDS encoding DUF3108 domain-containing protein, which translates to MKKIFNLFVLFIFFLGSAQVDNIADGESITFRIHYGFLNAGTANLTTKKTTYKGVPHLYVKGTGQTTGAVKAFFKVDDLYESFINTETGLPSFYVRNVREGGYRQHFETVFNHDNNTLILTDKKEPANGSKVLKSVKGVQDMLSCFYYLRSKSPDELKVGTIINMNVWIDDEMFPFQLKVAGTEDLNTKFGTINCLKIIPSVKSGRVFKEKEGVTMWVSNDINHIPMLLKAELAVGSLKASIDDLKNVKYPLKFK; encoded by the coding sequence ATGAAGAAAATTTTCAACCTCTTTGTACTCTTTATATTCTTCCTGGGTTCCGCTCAGGTTGATAATATTGCAGACGGCGAATCTATCACTTTCAGGATCCATTACGGGTTTTTGAATGCCGGTACCGCAAATCTTACTACAAAAAAAACAACTTACAAAGGTGTTCCTCACCTGTATGTAAAAGGAACCGGACAAACCACCGGCGCCGTAAAGGCATTTTTTAAAGTAGATGACCTTTATGAAAGCTTTATCAATACAGAAACAGGACTTCCAAGTTTTTATGTAAGAAATGTACGTGAAGGAGGCTATCGTCAACATTTTGAAACAGTTTTTAATCATGATAATAATACCTTAATTTTAACAGATAAAAAAGAACCTGCCAATGGTTCTAAAGTTTTAAAATCGGTAAAAGGTGTTCAGGATATGCTTTCCTGCTTTTATTATTTGAGAAGCAAAAGCCCTGATGAGCTGAAAGTAGGAACCATTATTAATATGAATGTATGGATTGATGACGAAATGTTCCCCTTCCAGCTGAAAGTAGCAGGAACGGAAGATCTGAATACCAAATTTGGAACGATTAACTGTTTAAAAATCATTCCGTCTGTGAAAAGCGGAAGAGTATTTAAAGAAAAAGAAGGCGTAACGATGTGGGTTTCCAATGATATCAATCATATTCCTATGCTGTTGAAAGCCGAACTGGCAGTTGGTTCACTGAAGGCCAGTATCGACGATCTTAAAAATGTAAAGTATCCTTTGAAGTTTAAATAA
- a CDS encoding sulfate/molybdate ABC transporter ATP-binding protein, with protein sequence MLLEINNLFFSHTQDKPLFQNLNLRFEANKIIALAGESGCGKSTLLNLIYGLLDWQSGDIIFDGTRLLGPKGNLVPGETEMKFVAQNFDLMPYATVAENVGKFISNINLKQKKETVMELLEVVGLQEFAHVLPKYLSGGQQQRVAIARALSVLPKLLILDEPFSNLDFPRKIELRERLFRYVSQHGISLIISTHELQDIMPWLDQIVILQDGRLIQNDSPEQTYRYPYNSYVAKLFGEVNIFSETEAADFQLQKLSYYPKEIRITENGLDAEVMESRFAGSYYWNKIKAKDKELVLYTDERLDGSIRISFI encoded by the coding sequence ATGCTATTAGAAATAAACAATTTATTTTTCTCTCACACCCAAGATAAACCCCTGTTTCAAAACTTAAATTTAAGGTTTGAGGCCAATAAAATTATAGCTTTAGCGGGAGAAAGCGGATGTGGAAAATCAACACTTCTCAATTTAATTTATGGACTTCTTGACTGGCAAAGTGGTGACATTATTTTTGATGGAACCCGACTTTTAGGTCCAAAAGGAAATTTGGTTCCGGGAGAGACTGAAATGAAGTTTGTCGCTCAGAACTTTGATCTGATGCCTTATGCTACCGTTGCTGAAAATGTGGGAAAATTTATTTCGAATATCAATTTAAAACAAAAGAAAGAAACCGTCATGGAACTGCTCGAAGTTGTAGGACTTCAGGAGTTCGCCCATGTTCTGCCTAAATATCTCAGTGGAGGCCAGCAACAAAGGGTTGCTATTGCCAGAGCGCTTTCTGTACTTCCAAAACTCCTTATTCTTGATGAACCGTTCAGTAACCTTGATTTTCCAAGAAAAATTGAACTTCGTGAAAGATTATTCCGGTATGTAAGCCAACACGGAATTTCTTTGATTATCTCTACCCACGAACTTCAGGATATTATGCCGTGGCTCGATCAGATTGTCATCCTTCAGGATGGACGATTAATTCAGAATGACAGCCCGGAACAAACCTACAGATACCCTTATAATTCATATGTTGCCAAGCTTTTTGGTGAAGTGAATATTTTTAGTGAAACTGAAGCAGCAGATTTTCAGCTTCAAAAATTATCTTATTATCCAAAAGAAATCAGAATCACCGAAAACGGGCTTGACGCAGAGGTAATGGAAAGCAGATTTGCAGGAAGCTACTACTGGAATAAGATTAAAGCTAAAGATAAGGAACTGGTGCTATATACCGACGAAAGGTTAGACGGATCAATTAGAATTTCTTTCATTTAG
- a CDS encoding GLPGLI family protein — MYKKITFSFLAIFLFCLASAQTYEIQYTSSYNGKTVSDQPSTIVWANEKENFILNTSIKEQKGNYPFEITKVEKPSNIIVSYGFLKPGEVISTSDAEAVGKQIFEFTNETKKILGYSCKKAITKVNSNTIEIWYTNDLKIQGGPSNLGQNLGLVLEVERNKNSLVTAASIRKIKNTEINNLIKGSVQSTDQLTYKDQLWKSRFTTLKVFDNETINFSDASKSDNTVKRYANGTIILRKVKFPAITEGENIFVELKQHSNGDAYDRTGTVFFIPQDKEKSFFDGLEKGAKTLPVFENGNGKQYYGVTATDNYSPAMEMMRFFTPFGIQKFNHNQLKDKTWQTVSPYRQDITELKPSLSGKELWIGTFIGNYDKGGHQVSLEITIHKSDQTVYKNNVAIPLFNTLNIMEMAGQDYATMFNEDKGLLVDFTLKNDLKNAQLRYTTTGHGGWENGDEFVPKANTILVDGKSVFSFTPWRTDCGSYRLYNPASGNFQDGLSSSDLSRSNWCPGTVTNPNFISLGDLKAGKHTIQIKIPQGPTEGTSFSAWNVSGALLGAQ; from the coding sequence ATGTATAAAAAAATTACCTTCAGTTTTTTGGCTATTTTCTTATTCTGTCTTGCTTCTGCGCAGACTTATGAGATTCAATATACAAGCTCATATAATGGAAAAACCGTATCTGACCAACCTTCTACCATAGTTTGGGCTAACGAAAAGGAAAACTTTATTTTAAACACTTCTATTAAAGAACAAAAAGGCAACTATCCATTTGAAATCACAAAGGTTGAAAAGCCTTCCAACATCATCGTTTCCTATGGTTTTTTAAAGCCTGGCGAAGTCATTTCAACATCTGATGCTGAGGCTGTAGGAAAACAGATTTTTGAGTTTACAAATGAGACGAAGAAAATTCTGGGTTATAGCTGTAAAAAAGCAATCACCAAAGTCAATTCAAATACAATAGAGATTTGGTACACTAATGATTTAAAAATTCAGGGAGGCCCATCAAATTTAGGACAAAACCTCGGACTTGTTCTGGAAGTGGAGAGAAATAAAAACTCACTTGTTACCGCTGCTTCAATCAGGAAAATTAAGAATACAGAAATCAATAATCTGATAAAAGGATCTGTTCAGTCTACCGATCAGTTAACGTATAAAGATCAACTCTGGAAAAGCAGATTTACGACTTTAAAAGTTTTCGACAATGAAACGATTAATTTTTCTGATGCTTCAAAATCAGATAATACCGTAAAAAGGTATGCTAACGGAACTATCATTCTCAGAAAAGTTAAATTCCCGGCAATCACGGAAGGTGAAAATATTTTCGTAGAGTTGAAACAACATTCTAATGGCGATGCCTATGACAGAACCGGAACGGTATTTTTTATTCCTCAGGATAAAGAAAAATCATTTTTTGACGGATTGGAAAAAGGAGCAAAAACGCTTCCTGTTTTTGAAAACGGAAACGGAAAACAATATTACGGGGTAACCGCCACAGATAATTACAGCCCGGCTATGGAAATGATGAGATTTTTTACTCCGTTTGGAATTCAGAAATTTAATCATAATCAGCTTAAAGATAAAACCTGGCAGACTGTAAGCCCTTACCGACAGGATATTACAGAATTGAAACCTTCATTATCCGGAAAAGAGCTTTGGATAGGTACTTTTATCGGTAATTACGATAAAGGAGGACATCAGGTAAGTCTTGAAATCACGATTCATAAAAGCGATCAGACTGTTTATAAAAATAATGTTGCGATTCCTCTGTTCAATACCTTAAATATTATGGAAATGGCAGGACAGGATTATGCAACGATGTTCAACGAAGACAAAGGGCTTTTGGTTGACTTTACTTTAAAGAATGATCTCAAAAACGCTCAGTTACGATATACAACCACAGGACACGGAGGTTGGGAAAACGGCGATGAGTTCGTTCCTAAAGCAAATACGATTCTTGTGGATGGGAAATCCGTTTTTTCTTTTACACCATGGAGAACAGATTGTGGATCTTACCGACTTTACAATCCGGCTTCTGGAAATTTCCAGGATGGACTATCTTCATCAGACCTAAGCAGATCCAACTGGTGTCCGGGAACGGTGACCAATCCTAACTTCATTTCTCTTGGAGATTTGAAAGCAGGAAAACATACGATACAGATAAAGATCCCACAAGGCCCTACAGAAGGCACAAGTTTTAGCGCATGGAATGTTTCGGGAGCGTTACTTGGAGCCCAATAA
- the pheS gene encoding phenylalanine--tRNA ligase subunit alpha: MIEKIEELLIEVNGFSATSKEDIESFRIKYNGKKGVLNDFYETLKEVPNDQKKDFGQKINTLKQAVAVKLEDLKNASASSIVLEKEDLTRPAFPLELGSRHPINLVKNRIIEIFKSIGFAVADGPEIEDDWHNFTALNLPEYHPARDMQDTFFIEQNPDILLRTHTSSVQTRYMEENQPPIRILSPGRVFRNEAISSRSHCIFHQIEGLYIDENVSFADLKQTIQFFTTELFGKSKIRMRPSFFPFTEPSAEIDVYWGLNSETDYRITKGTGWLEIMGCGMVDPAVLKNVNIDSEKYSGYAFGMGIERITMLLYQMSDIRMFFENDIRTLEQFKTL, from the coding sequence ATGATAGAAAAGATAGAAGAACTACTGATCGAAGTAAACGGCTTCAGTGCTACCTCTAAGGAAGATATAGAGAGCTTCCGAATTAAGTACAACGGTAAAAAAGGGGTTCTTAATGATTTTTACGAAACATTAAAAGAAGTTCCTAACGACCAGAAGAAAGATTTCGGACAGAAGATCAATACTTTGAAACAGGCAGTTGCTGTGAAATTAGAAGATTTGAAAAATGCTTCTGCATCTTCTATTGTCCTGGAAAAAGAAGATCTTACAAGACCTGCATTTCCGCTGGAATTAGGTTCAAGACATCCGATCAACCTGGTAAAAAACAGAATTATTGAAATCTTCAAATCTATCGGCTTTGCAGTTGCAGACGGCCCTGAGATTGAAGATGACTGGCATAACTTTACAGCGCTTAATCTTCCGGAATATCATCCGGCAAGAGATATGCAGGATACGTTTTTTATTGAGCAGAATCCGGATATTCTTTTGAGAACGCATACATCTTCCGTACAAACACGTTATATGGAAGAAAATCAGCCGCCGATCAGAATTTTATCTCCAGGAAGAGTATTCAGAAACGAGGCTATCTCTTCACGTTCTCACTGTATTTTCCACCAGATTGAAGGATTATATATTGATGAGAATGTAAGTTTTGCAGATTTGAAGCAAACGATTCAGTTCTTTACCACAGAACTTTTCGGGAAGTCTAAAATCAGAATGAGACCATCATTCTTCCCTTTCACCGAACCAAGTGCTGAAATTGATGTGTATTGGGGATTAAACTCTGAGACCGATTACAGAATCACAAAGGGAACAGGCTGGTTGGAAATTATGGGCTGCGGAATGGTAGATCCTGCCGTCCTGAAGAATGTGAATATTGATTCTGAGAAATATTCAGGATATGCATTCGGAATGGGTATTGAAAGAATTACGATGCTTCTTTACCAAATGAGTGATATCAGAATGTTCTTTGAAAATGATATCAGAACATTAGAACAATTCAAGACATTATAA
- a CDS encoding 2Fe-2S iron-sulfur cluster-binding family protein, whose protein sequence is MSDINIKITDREGVTHDVIAPTDMSMNLMEIIRSYELAEEGTIGVCGGMAMCASCQVYVINDPGLEPMGDEEDAMLAEAFHVKDNSRLGCQLHIADQMEGLEVEIAPYP, encoded by the coding sequence ATGTCAGATATTAATATTAAAATCACCGACAGAGAAGGTGTAACCCACGATGTTATTGCTCCAACGGATATGTCCATGAACTTAATGGAAATTATCCGTTCTTATGAATTGGCAGAAGAAGGTACGATTGGAGTATGTGGAGGAATGGCGATGTGTGCTTCATGTCAGGTGTATGTAATCAATGATCCGGGTCTGGAACCGATGGGAGATGAAGAAGATGCTATGTTGGCGGAAGCTTTCCATGTGAAAGATAACAGCAGATTGGGATGTCAGTTACATATTGCAGATCAAATGGAAGGACTTGAAGTGGAAATTGCTCCTTATCCTTAG
- a CDS encoding NAD(P)/FAD-dependent oxidoreductase, which translates to MITTDILIIGAGPTGLFAVFEAGLLKMKCHIIDALPQPGGQLAELYPKKPIFDIPGYPSVNAGELVDNLMEQIKQFQPGFTLGETAVSYTKVDDEWFEVITNKGTVHRCKAIAIAGGLGTFEPRKPTFENVADYEEKGLEYFVKEPEHFRNKKVVIAGGGDSALDWSIFLSNVASEVTLIHRRNEFRGALDSVEKVQDLKNQGKIKLITPAEVTGIKGDGKVEAIVVQKDGEEAFDIETDYFIPLFGLTPKLGEIGNWGLNIEKNAIVVNNALDYQTNIDGIYAIGDINTYPGKLKLILCGFHEATLMCQSVYNRLNPGKKFVLKYTTVSGVDGFDGSRKEAEKAVVKKID; encoded by the coding sequence ATGATAACCACTGATATATTGATCATAGGTGCAGGGCCTACAGGACTTTTTGCAGTTTTTGAAGCTGGTCTTTTAAAAATGAAGTGTCACATTATTGATGCGCTTCCACAGCCGGGAGGGCAGTTGGCAGAACTTTATCCTAAAAAACCTATTTTCGATATTCCGGGATATCCTTCAGTGAATGCTGGAGAATTGGTGGATAATTTAATGGAACAGATCAAGCAGTTCCAACCTGGATTTACGCTGGGAGAAACTGCCGTTTCTTATACAAAGGTTGATGATGAGTGGTTTGAAGTGATCACCAACAAAGGAACTGTTCACAGATGTAAGGCTATTGCCATTGCTGGTGGATTGGGAACTTTTGAACCTAGAAAGCCTACTTTCGAAAATGTAGCTGATTATGAAGAAAAAGGTCTTGAATACTTCGTTAAAGAGCCTGAGCACTTCAGAAATAAAAAGGTAGTGATTGCAGGTGGAGGAGACTCTGCGCTTGACTGGAGTATTTTCCTTTCTAATGTAGCCAGCGAGGTGACTTTGATCCACAGAAGAAATGAGTTCAGAGGAGCTTTGGATTCAGTAGAAAAAGTACAGGATCTTAAAAACCAAGGGAAAATTAAATTAATTACTCCGGCTGAAGTTACAGGTATTAAAGGTGACGGAAAAGTAGAAGCTATCGTTGTACAAAAAGATGGTGAGGAGGCTTTTGATATTGAAACAGATTATTTTATTCCTTTATTCGGATTGACTCCAAAGTTGGGTGAGATCGGAAACTGGGGATTGAATATCGAGAAAAATGCTATTGTGGTAAACAATGCTCTTGATTACCAAACCAATATTGATGGGATTTATGCGATCGGAGATATCAACACCTATCCTGGAAAATTAAAGTTAATTCTTTGTGGTTTCCATGAAGCTACTTTAATGTGTCAAAGTGTGTATAACAGATTGAATCCCGGTAAAAAATTCGTATTAAAATATACAACGGTAAGTGGTGTAGACGGATTTGACGGAAGCCGTAAAGAAGCAGAGAAGGCAGTTGTGAAAAAAATTGACTAA